From the Amycolatopsis thermoflava N1165 genome, one window contains:
- a CDS encoding lactonase family protein, protein MKLVAYIGSYRDESGDGGGITVLAVSRDGRSLTPVSQVPEPREAGYLAYLDGTLYAVDERKTDGRGPVEPAASVHAFAADPRDGSLTWLNSRLAPGPRPTFLSTDGQVLVTANHGDFDHVEHVVRTPGGGWTVEYLYDDSTVILYELEGDGRLGEIRDLHVLTGHGTDPNSSAQAGGHGQASPHAHCAVIDPSGRHVLVCDKGTDRILVFALGDTLNLKRTYTFEDETGPRHLAFEPGTGRAFVTCEFSSELASFAFDPASGELRPLDRVPTVASGYRGRNEPAEVRVHPRGGHVYVNNRGEDSLAWFRADREGRLLRLGHVPLARSVHPGLAARSFAFDPTGTFLLLADRPAGLVRSFAVDAEDGQVRPLATVAVAEPSFVAFAEVTG, encoded by the coding sequence ATGAAACTGGTGGCCTACATCGGTTCCTATCGCGACGAGTCCGGCGACGGCGGCGGCATCACCGTGCTCGCCGTGAGCCGGGACGGCCGGTCCCTGACCCCGGTGAGCCAGGTGCCCGAGCCCAGGGAAGCCGGTTACCTCGCCTACCTGGACGGAACCCTGTACGCGGTCGACGAACGCAAGACCGACGGCCGGGGACCGGTCGAACCAGCGGCGAGCGTGCACGCGTTCGCCGCCGACCCGCGCGACGGCAGCCTGACCTGGCTGAACTCGCGGCTCGCGCCCGGACCCCGGCCCACTTTCCTGAGCACGGACGGGCAGGTGCTGGTCACGGCCAACCACGGCGACTTCGACCACGTCGAACACGTGGTGCGCACCCCCGGCGGCGGGTGGACCGTCGAGTACCTCTACGACGACTCCACTGTCATCCTGTATGAGCTGGAAGGCGACGGGCGCCTCGGGGAGATCCGGGACCTGCACGTTCTGACCGGGCACGGCACGGACCCCAACAGCTCGGCCCAGGCGGGCGGGCACGGGCAGGCGAGCCCGCACGCCCACTGCGCCGTCATCGACCCTTCCGGACGCCACGTGCTCGTGTGCGACAAGGGCACGGACCGGATCCTGGTCTTCGCCCTCGGCGACACCCTGAACCTGAAGCGCACCTACACCTTCGAGGACGAGACCGGGCCACGACACCTGGCCTTCGAGCCCGGCACCGGTCGGGCGTTCGTCACCTGCGAGTTCTCCTCCGAGCTGGCGTCGTTCGCCTTCGACCCGGCGTCGGGGGAACTGCGACCGCTGGATCGCGTGCCGACCGTGGCGTCCGGCTACCGGGGCCGCAACGAACCGGCGGAGGTCCGTGTCCACCCCCGCGGCGGACATGTCTACGTCAACAACCGCGGCGAGGACTCGCTGGCGTGGTTCCGAGCCGACCGCGAGGGACGACTGCTCCGGCTCGGGCACGTCCCGCTGGCGCGTTCGGTCCACCCCGGTCTCGCGGCGCGCAGCTTCGCGTTCGACCCCACCGGCACCTTCCTCCTGCTGGCCGACCGGCCGGCGGGACTGGTCCGGTCCTTCGCCGTCGACGCCGAGGACGGCCAGGTCCGTCCACTCGCGACGGTCGCCGTCGCCGAGCCGTCGTTCGTCGCGTTCGCGGAGGTGACCGGATGA
- a CDS encoding ROK family transcriptional regulator, with product MGRRQDTSGWGGNGRSGSVARVLEALRSDGPSSQAALARRTRLSPATINNIVKQLRAEGAAEIRPVNGRESVVSLVSSRGAVVSVQVNVTSLHAALFDFVHRARYDVTIPFSPGHEGGSPAQVIEVVRSLVAEAGLETGDLTGVAVGMQAPIARPTGVVTSWARLQLPRWKDVPIADELGAELGVPVVADNDANLAALAEWTWGAGQGADTFLYVLCSEQVGGGLVLGGRIHRGGDGLAGEIGHAVLEPGGPVCFCGNRGCLTTFVAERPILATLEAAAGTRASSLTEVISAARGGDPACARVLFEAGRHLGRAFANAAKLVAPSVIAVGGLLGEAGELVFDGLTSSVEISNLRTVAPTMAVHLARLGADATLLGGAAAMMDHLGQGLSVLPDWMKTPSMTESFRG from the coding sequence ATGGGTCGTCGGCAGGACACGTCCGGATGGGGCGGCAACGGTCGCAGCGGCAGCGTCGCCCGCGTTCTGGAAGCGCTCCGCAGCGACGGGCCATCCTCGCAGGCGGCGCTGGCCCGCCGCACCCGTCTGTCGCCGGCGACCATCAACAACATCGTCAAACAGCTGCGCGCCGAAGGAGCCGCGGAAATCCGCCCGGTCAACGGCCGGGAGTCCGTGGTCTCCCTGGTGTCCAGCCGCGGCGCGGTGGTCTCGGTCCAGGTCAACGTCACGTCGCTGCACGCGGCGCTGTTCGACTTCGTTCACCGCGCACGGTATGACGTCACGATTCCGTTCAGCCCCGGCCACGAGGGTGGCAGCCCCGCGCAGGTGATCGAGGTGGTGCGGTCGCTCGTCGCCGAGGCCGGTCTGGAGACGGGCGATCTGACGGGCGTCGCGGTCGGCATGCAGGCGCCGATCGCCCGCCCCACCGGCGTGGTCACCTCGTGGGCGCGGTTGCAGCTGCCCCGGTGGAAGGACGTGCCCATCGCCGACGAGCTCGGCGCCGAGCTGGGGGTTCCGGTCGTGGCGGACAACGACGCCAACCTCGCCGCGCTCGCCGAATGGACCTGGGGCGCAGGGCAGGGAGCCGACACCTTCCTCTACGTCCTGTGCTCGGAGCAGGTCGGCGGAGGCCTGGTGCTCGGCGGCCGCATCCACCGCGGCGGAGACGGTCTGGCCGGCGAGATCGGGCACGCGGTGCTCGAACCCGGTGGCCCCGTGTGCTTCTGCGGCAACCGGGGCTGCCTCACCACGTTCGTGGCCGAGCGCCCGATCCTGGCGACCTTGGAGGCGGCCGCGGGCACGCGTGCCTCCTCGCTGACCGAGGTCATCTCCGCCGCGCGGGGCGGCGATCCCGCCTGCGCGCGCGTCCTGTTCGAGGCCGGCCGTCACCTCGGACGCGCGTTCGCCAACGCGGCCAAACTCGTGGCTCCCTCGGTGATCGCGGTCGGTGGTCTGCTCGGCGAAGCCGGGGAGCTGGTGTTCGACGGTCTGACCTCCTCGGTCGAAATCAGCAACCTGCGCACGGTGGCGCCCACGATGGCAGTCCACCTCGCCCGGCTGGGCGCCGACGCCACCCTGCTCGGCGGAGCCGCCGCCATGATGGACCACCTGGGACAAGGCCTGAGCGTCCTCCCGGACTGGATGAAGACGCCCTCCATGACGGAATCATTCAGAGGTTGA
- a CDS encoding DUF6379 domain-containing protein: MFENFLIREDSLRNDRRDGEVVGFSLAVRNANYRGVYLSLHNGYYLEVDGVEYPVSAQTFEINGRPPRGFDEIRTAVWEHWDYDDEGILHVTAPGGLAPGKHEIRFQQSVLAAYGYQPTDEEWVANPPKPGSGAGSDKAPQIMTYTLILNEEEN, from the coding sequence GTGTTCGAGAACTTCCTCATCCGCGAGGACAGCCTGCGCAACGACCGCCGCGACGGCGAGGTGGTCGGTTTCTCCCTGGCCGTCCGCAACGCCAACTACCGCGGCGTGTACCTGTCCCTGCACAACGGCTACTACCTCGAAGTCGACGGCGTCGAATACCCGGTCAGCGCCCAGACCTTCGAAATCAACGGCAGACCCCCGCGCGGCTTCGACGAGATCCGCACCGCGGTGTGGGAGCACTGGGACTACGACGACGAAGGCATCCTGCACGTCACCGCACCCGGCGGCCTGGCTCCCGGGAAGCACGAGATCCGGTTCCAGCAGTCGGTCCTGGCCGCCTATGGGTACCAGCCCACCGACGAGGAATGGGTGGCCAACCCGCCCAAGCCCGGCTCCGGGGCCGGCTCGGACAAGGCGCCGCAGATCATGACCTACACCCTGATCCTGAACGAGGAGGAGAACTGA
- a CDS encoding xylose isomerase has protein sequence MAIKRGVSLYSYQQAQFFKELDLHAEIREVGQNLDGADGIEIVDEMSLRYPDPGEAFVRQWFEWMQIYGTRPVAMDVGMDVLQFRDHVMTIEECADRLRHDLRLAQRLGFACVRVLSVVPIDVLTAALPLAEELDIRLGKEIHQPMPLEGKQVGEILDVIERTGTRHLGIVPDLGIFQFRPSEVQLAWFGRRGAQASARHAAVELADQLHRHEAPFGFVDLSFSTAGNLRSDFRRFLTTGECDPAFTDTFHGLRKYTEERVENPQEIDYTVVAEAIILSDTKADTLRELAPHVTHVHGKFNNMSPVPGQPDQFQELSIDYEAAIGALKAGGFDGYINSEYEGQRYFQDGGREDLADEVDQVRRHQEMLGRLLAA, from the coding sequence ATGGCCATCAAACGCGGCGTGTCGCTCTACAGCTACCAGCAGGCCCAGTTCTTCAAGGAACTCGATCTGCACGCCGAGATCCGCGAGGTCGGGCAGAACCTCGACGGCGCCGACGGCATCGAGATCGTCGACGAGATGTCCCTGCGCTACCCCGACCCCGGTGAGGCGTTCGTGCGCCAGTGGTTCGAGTGGATGCAGATCTACGGCACCCGGCCGGTCGCGATGGACGTCGGCATGGACGTGCTGCAGTTCCGCGACCACGTCATGACCATCGAGGAGTGCGCCGACCGGCTCCGCCACGACCTCCGGCTCGCCCAGCGGCTCGGGTTCGCCTGCGTGCGCGTCCTGTCGGTCGTGCCGATCGACGTGCTCACCGCCGCGCTCCCGCTGGCCGAGGAGCTGGACATCCGCCTCGGCAAGGAGATCCACCAGCCGATGCCGCTGGAGGGCAAGCAGGTCGGCGAGATCCTCGACGTCATCGAGCGCACCGGCACCCGCCACCTCGGCATCGTGCCCGACCTCGGCATCTTCCAGTTCCGCCCGTCCGAGGTGCAGCTGGCGTGGTTCGGCCGCCGCGGGGCACAGGCCTCGGCCCGCCATGCCGCGGTCGAGCTGGCCGACCAGCTGCACCGGCACGAGGCGCCGTTCGGGTTCGTCGACCTGTCCTTCAGCACCGCCGGCAACCTGCGCAGCGACTTCCGCCGGTTCCTCACCACGGGCGAGTGCGACCCCGCGTTCACCGACACCTTCCACGGCCTGCGCAAGTACACCGAGGAGCGTGTCGAGAACCCGCAGGAGATCGACTACACCGTCGTCGCCGAGGCCATCATCCTCTCCGACACCAAGGCCGACACGCTGCGCGAACTCGCTCCGCACGTCACCCACGTCCACGGCAAGTTCAACAACATGTCGCCCGTACCGGGGCAACCCGACCAGTTCCAGGAGCTGTCCATCGACTACGAGGCGGCGATCGGCGCGCTCAAGGCCGGCGGGTTCGACGGCTATATCAACTCCGAATACGAGGGGCAGCGCTACTTCCAGGACGGCGGCCGCGAAGACCTCGCCGACGAGGTGGACCAGGTCCGCCGCCACCAGGAAATGCTGGGAAGGCTGCTGGCGGCATGA
- a CDS encoding MFS transporter — MTTKPGPGRIALASYIGSVIEWYDFNIYGLATALVFSKQFFPGFSEAGGTLAALAAFAVGFVARPVGALISGHFGDRVGRKAMLVASLLTMGVATTLIGLLPTYAAIGVWAPILLVVLRLVQGIGVGGEWGGAALMAVEHAPPNRRALYGAFPQIGIPSGILVSQLAFLLLTQVFSDDTLQSWAWRLPFLFSGVLIVVGLIVRASITETEEFERAREARDIARLPLVEVFRRSPLQLLAGSLLSFAGPTLGTFLSVYMVSYGTKQLHLSSGTMLWITVVLSLPWIAMMLFAGRAADLFGRKRMFVIGSGLAAVAVFPMFLMVNTAAVPLVFTGLLLMTAANSVINGAQPAMLTQMFPASVRYSGASICFQVGSIVGGGIVPLVAASSYARFGTSTAVAIVIGVVCLVSMLAVLPVRRELLDVGATSPQRTVDHSLSEQ, encoded by the coding sequence ATGACGACCAAACCAGGACCGGGCCGGATCGCGCTCGCCAGCTACATCGGCAGCGTGATCGAGTGGTACGACTTCAACATCTACGGGCTGGCCACGGCGCTCGTGTTCAGCAAGCAGTTCTTCCCCGGCTTCTCCGAAGCCGGCGGCACTCTCGCCGCGCTGGCCGCGTTCGCGGTCGGGTTCGTCGCCCGGCCCGTCGGCGCGCTGATCAGCGGCCACTTCGGCGACCGCGTCGGCCGCAAGGCGATGCTGGTCGCGTCCCTGCTGACCATGGGTGTCGCCACGACGCTGATCGGCCTCCTGCCGACCTACGCGGCCATCGGCGTGTGGGCGCCGATCCTGCTCGTCGTGCTCCGCCTGGTCCAGGGCATCGGCGTCGGGGGCGAATGGGGTGGCGCGGCGCTGATGGCCGTCGAGCACGCGCCACCGAACCGGCGGGCGCTCTACGGCGCCTTCCCGCAGATCGGCATCCCCTCCGGAATCCTGGTCTCACAGCTGGCATTCCTGCTCCTGACGCAGGTCTTCTCCGACGACACTCTGCAGTCGTGGGCCTGGCGGCTGCCGTTCCTGTTCAGCGGGGTGCTCATCGTGGTCGGCCTGATCGTGCGAGCGTCCATCACCGAGACCGAGGAGTTCGAACGGGCACGCGAGGCACGCGACATCGCGCGCCTGCCGCTCGTGGAGGTCTTCCGCCGCTCGCCGCTGCAACTGCTCGCCGGCAGCCTGCTCTCCTTCGCCGGCCCCACCCTCGGCACGTTCCTGTCCGTGTACATGGTCAGCTATGGCACCAAACAGTTGCACCTGTCGTCCGGGACGATGTTGTGGATCACGGTCGTGTTGAGCCTGCCGTGGATCGCGATGATGCTCTTCGCGGGCCGCGCCGCTGACCTGTTCGGCCGCAAACGGATGTTCGTCATCGGCAGCGGTCTGGCGGCCGTGGCGGTGTTCCCGATGTTCCTGATGGTCAACACCGCCGCTGTGCCACTGGTGTTCACCGGGCTCCTGCTGATGACAGCCGCGAACTCGGTCATCAACGGCGCCCAGCCGGCCATGCTGACCCAGATGTTCCCCGCGAGCGTGCGCTACAGCGGCGCGTCCATCTGCTTCCAGGTCGGTTCCATCGTGGGCGGCGGCATCGTCCCGCTGGTGGCCGCGTCGTCCTACGCCCGGTTCGGCACCTCGACCGCGGTCGCGATCGTGATCGGTGTCGTCTGTCTGGTGAGCATGCTGGCCGTCCTGCCGGTGAGGCGGGAACTGCTCGACGTCGGGGCGACGTCACCCCAGCGCACGGTTGACCATTCACTATCTGAACAATAA
- a CDS encoding Gfo/Idh/MocA family protein, protein MNVVILGTGMIGEVHRRAALMAGARIIGAMASTPRRSEEAASRWGTEPVRSLDELAGLAPDVVHVCSPNSLHADHVEAAIDAGAHVICEKPLAVGSDVAERLTCLAEDRGKVATVPFVYRFHPLVREIRARVTAGEFGRWQLLHGSYLQDWLLSPEATSWRVDSAAGGPSRAFADIGSHWCDLMEFVTGERIATVLAAMTTTVPERPVGSSVRAVDTEDAATVLFTTRSGVLGSVTVSQVSAGRKNRLWFEFDGQHRSAVFDQENPETAWLGSQASAEVLARGAVPASAEHRRLSTLPPGHPQGYAQCFDNFVADTYGVIHGEKRDGLPTFADGNRSAHIVDAVVESARTGRWTPVQEES, encoded by the coding sequence ATGAACGTGGTCATCCTGGGCACCGGCATGATCGGCGAAGTCCACCGCAGGGCCGCCCTCATGGCAGGAGCACGGATCATCGGTGCGATGGCCTCCACGCCGCGGCGCTCGGAGGAGGCCGCTTCGCGGTGGGGCACCGAACCCGTCCGCTCCCTCGACGAACTGGCCGGGCTGGCACCCGATGTGGTGCACGTGTGCAGTCCCAACAGCCTCCACGCCGATCACGTCGAAGCGGCCATCGACGCGGGCGCGCACGTCATCTGCGAGAAGCCGCTCGCCGTCGGCAGCGACGTCGCCGAACGCCTGACGTGTCTGGCCGAGGACCGCGGCAAGGTCGCGACCGTGCCCTTCGTGTACCGGTTCCACCCGCTGGTGCGGGAGATCCGGGCGCGGGTCACGGCGGGCGAGTTCGGGCGCTGGCAACTGCTGCACGGCAGCTACCTGCAGGACTGGCTGCTGTCACCGGAGGCCACCAGCTGGCGCGTCGACTCCGCGGCCGGCGGGCCGTCGCGCGCCTTCGCCGACATCGGCTCGCACTGGTGCGACCTGATGGAGTTCGTGACCGGCGAACGCATCGCGACCGTCCTCGCGGCCATGACCACGACCGTTCCGGAGCGCCCGGTCGGCAGCTCGGTGCGCGCCGTGGACACCGAGGACGCGGCGACGGTGCTGTTCACCACGCGCTCGGGTGTCCTCGGCTCCGTCACCGTCTCGCAGGTGTCCGCAGGCCGGAAGAACAGGCTGTGGTTCGAGTTCGACGGACAGCACCGCTCCGCGGTCTTCGACCAGGAGAACCCGGAGACGGCCTGGCTCGGCTCGCAAGCCTCGGCGGAAGTCCTCGCGCGGGGCGCCGTCCCCGCCTCGGCCGAGCACCGCAGGTTGTCCACACTGCCGCCCGGCCATCCGCAGGGTTACGCGCAGTGCTTCGACAACTTCGTCGCCGACACCTACGGGGTCATCCACGGCGAGAAGCGCGACGGCCTGCCCACCTTCGCCGACGGGAACCGCTCGGCGCACATCGTCGACGCCGTCGTCGAATCGGCACGAACCGGGCGGTGGACCCCGGTGCAGGAGGAATCATGA
- a CDS encoding GMC oxidoreductase: protein MSTTSHKRYDALVVGSGAAGSIAVKELTERGMDVLLLEAGRDITEADFVPQPPKPPAAMSIDLGARLRAVLKGQYIQSRRAMYQEQKNPFLVNDLQHPYATEGGDFLWIRGQQLGGRLHSYGRVLLRASDHEFKGAGMGLGGEDWPISYADLAPYYDRIEEFIGLYGTDEGIPNLPDGKYRGTSLLTEAEKHFKSTVEARWPGRRVVPWRYAAPNPHRVPLGIVAARATGRLITRTDAIVRRVTLDPKTGRADGVVFVDRHTKKEHRAHADVVVLCASTIESVRLLLNSATDGHPDGLANSSGLLGRYFMDQTPSLLFGHDPHHPGFETIDPAPPDPYYPPVGGVYIPRFDNVEKITNPRFAHGWAVQGTIGRLPVPDGNPGTVGLMGFGEMLPYRDNRITLHPRRKDAWGIPIPRIRLGITDNERALMRAQVAGLREMAEASGFRVNFAGSALGLDSRKVWPDADPLSRAIFRLGFRKSLAMGAAIHECGGARMGSDPKTSVLNAYNQAWDVPNLFVTDASSYVTNGAVGPTLTIMALTARACEYIAEQHATGAL from the coding sequence ATGAGCACCACATCGCACAAGCGCTACGACGCGCTCGTCGTCGGCTCCGGCGCCGCGGGCAGCATCGCGGTCAAGGAGCTGACCGAACGCGGGATGGACGTCCTGCTGCTCGAAGCCGGACGCGACATCACCGAGGCCGACTTCGTGCCGCAGCCCCCGAAACCGCCGGCGGCGATGAGCATCGACCTGGGCGCGCGTCTGCGCGCGGTGCTCAAGGGGCAGTACATCCAGTCGCGGCGCGCGATGTACCAGGAACAGAAGAACCCTTTCCTCGTCAACGATCTTCAGCATCCCTACGCCACCGAAGGCGGGGACTTCCTGTGGATTCGCGGTCAGCAACTGGGCGGACGCCTGCACTCCTACGGGCGCGTGCTGCTGCGGGCCTCCGACCACGAGTTCAAGGGCGCCGGCATGGGCCTCGGTGGCGAGGACTGGCCGATCTCCTACGCCGATCTCGCGCCCTACTACGACCGGATCGAGGAGTTCATCGGCCTGTACGGGACCGACGAGGGCATCCCGAACCTGCCGGACGGCAAGTACCGTGGCACGTCCTTGTTGACCGAGGCCGAAAAGCACTTCAAGAGCACGGTTGAGGCCCGCTGGCCGGGCCGGCGCGTGGTGCCCTGGCGGTACGCGGCGCCCAACCCGCACCGGGTTCCGCTGGGCATCGTGGCCGCCAGGGCGACCGGCCGACTGATCACCCGCACGGACGCGATCGTGCGTCGCGTGACGCTCGATCCGAAGACCGGGCGGGCCGACGGCGTCGTGTTCGTCGACCGGCACACCAAGAAGGAACACCGTGCCCACGCCGACGTCGTGGTGCTCTGCGCCTCCACTATCGAGTCGGTGCGGCTGCTGCTCAACTCCGCCACCGACGGCCACCCCGACGGGCTTGCGAACTCCTCAGGCCTGCTCGGCCGCTACTTCATGGACCAGACCCCGAGCCTGCTGTTCGGCCACGACCCGCACCACCCCGGCTTCGAGACGATCGACCCGGCCCCGCCGGATCCCTACTACCCGCCCGTCGGCGGCGTCTACATCCCGCGGTTCGACAATGTCGAGAAGATCACCAACCCCCGGTTCGCGCACGGCTGGGCGGTGCAGGGCACCATCGGCAGGCTGCCCGTGCCCGACGGCAATCCCGGCACAGTCGGGCTCATGGGCTTCGGCGAAATGCTGCCCTACCGGGACAACCGGATCACCCTGCACCCACGGCGCAAGGACGCCTGGGGAATTCCGATCCCGCGGATCCGGCTGGGCATCACCGACAACGAGCGCGCCCTGATGCGGGCGCAGGTCGCGGGCCTGCGCGAAATGGCCGAGGCCAGCGGCTTCCGGGTCAACTTCGCCGGATCGGCGCTGGGACTGGACTCGCGTAAGGTGTGGCCGGACGCCGACCCGCTCAGCCGGGCGATCTTCCGCCTCGGCTTCAGGAAGAGCCTGGCGATGGGCGCCGCCATCCACGAGTGCGGTGGCGCGCGCATGGGTTCGGACCCGAAGACCTCGGTCCTCAACGCCTACAACCAGGCCTGGGACGTGCCCAACCTGTTCGTCACCGACGCCAGTTCCTACGTCACCAACGGTGCCGTTGGACCGACCCTGACGATCATGGCCCTCACCGCCAGGGCCTGCGAGTACATCGCCGAGCAGCACGCCACCGGCGCACTGTAG
- a CDS encoding MFS transporter, translating to MRTPTLPVTAPGSGSKIVFARLTLMMLLEFVVFGSWFATLGLVLATYGLPTIIGTAYSLAAVAAIASPMFLGAIGDRFLAAQKSLGLAHLAGGVVMLFLPTVVESGNGGLALALIFVYCLFFQPTLGLANAIGFRHLGANQRWFPYIRVFGTFGWVIAGFGVGALGLSASVGMFYVTAIVSFLFGLYSFTLPATAPAAKGVRFSIGDVIGSKAFAMFRHRNFTVLIICALLTSISLGVYNTYASPFLGALGIGNVAGVLAIGQAAEVLFIVTIPFVLKHIGMKWALLMGMVTWGVRFGVFIAAAGDHWLAIVAVALQGICNDFFLVLAAMYIGEIAPADLANQAQTMLIAVVSGFGQLIGALVSGEMYDSVVASDPSAGPSAWTPMWIVPIVSAVITAIVWASFFRHGRKDKPVPFVSAATAG from the coding sequence ATGAGAACACCAACGCTGCCGGTGACCGCTCCAGGCAGCGGCTCCAAGATCGTCTTCGCCCGCCTGACCCTGATGATGCTGCTGGAGTTCGTCGTCTTCGGCTCCTGGTTCGCCACGCTGGGCCTGGTCCTGGCGACCTACGGGCTGCCGACGATCATCGGCACCGCCTACTCGCTGGCCGCTGTCGCGGCCATCGCGTCGCCGATGTTCCTGGGCGCGATCGGGGATCGGTTCCTCGCCGCGCAGAAGAGTCTCGGGCTGGCCCATCTCGCCGGCGGTGTGGTCATGCTGTTCCTGCCCACCGTGGTGGAATCCGGCAACGGTGGTCTCGCCCTCGCGCTCATCTTCGTCTACTGCCTGTTCTTCCAGCCGACGCTGGGGCTGGCGAACGCGATCGGTTTTCGGCATCTCGGCGCCAACCAGCGGTGGTTTCCCTACATCCGGGTCTTCGGCACCTTCGGCTGGGTCATCGCAGGGTTCGGTGTCGGCGCTCTCGGGCTGTCGGCGTCGGTGGGCATGTTCTACGTGACCGCGATTGTGAGCTTCCTGTTCGGCCTGTACTCGTTCACCCTGCCTGCCACGGCACCGGCCGCGAAGGGGGTCCGGTTCTCGATCGGTGACGTGATCGGGTCCAAGGCGTTCGCGATGTTCCGGCACCGCAACTTCACCGTGCTGATCATCTGCGCTCTGCTCACCTCGATCTCGCTCGGGGTCTACAACACCTACGCGTCGCCGTTCCTCGGCGCGCTCGGCATCGGGAACGTGGCCGGCGTTCTGGCCATCGGGCAGGCGGCCGAGGTGCTGTTCATCGTCACGATTCCCTTCGTGCTCAAGCACATCGGGATGAAGTGGGCCCTGCTGATGGGCATGGTGACGTGGGGTGTGCGGTTCGGCGTGTTCATCGCGGCCGCCGGTGACCACTGGCTGGCCATCGTGGCGGTGGCACTGCAGGGCATCTGCAACGACTTCTTCCTGGTTCTCGCGGCGATGTACATCGGCGAGATCGCCCCGGCGGACCTCGCGAACCAGGCGCAGACGATGTTGATCGCGGTCGTGTCGGGCTTCGGGCAGCTCATCGGGGCGCTCGTGTCCGGCGAGATGTACGACTCGGTCGTGGCCTCCGATCCGTCGGCGGGCCCGTCGGCGTGGACTCCGATGTGGATCGTGCCGATCGTGAGCGCGGTGATCACCGCGATCGTCTGGGCGAGCTTCTTCCGCCACGGCCGCAAGGACAAACCCGTGCCGTTCGTTTCCGCCGCGACGGCGGGCTGA